One Flavobacterium sp. 90 DNA segment encodes these proteins:
- a CDS encoding HAMP domain-containing sensor histidine kinase, which translates to MTLKNRISLLVSLLFTILFGLASTLIFVLYSNFRKEEFRDRLEIKALSNIKLLVNVKEVDDQLLKMIDQNSINKLYDEKTLVFDSHYKLIYSSIDDARINWSIDDLKYLKKHKTFFKQQGNYEVYGVFYDTKDRDFYALISAKDDYGQRKLLFLRYTLVISYIFFTCICWVLTSFTVKKAMNPLSSFHQKIKNINENNLDTRIAAKSNKNEIDLIANEFNFMMDRIEVSYQKQKEFTAHASHELRTPLSRITSQIENIVANDKTPPESKSFLKTILSDVNQLTELINSLLVLSKIDAKNFNNNEVHRIDEILFSAIEKLNKSFPDFVILFEIEENDNLDTALEIKGNKNLLEIALSNVLKNACVYSDNKQAKVKISTEDDNLVISVLNTGKTLSETEQQNLFQPFMRGENSKGTTGFGLGLRIVQRILNLHNATITYTATDINTNLFQLFFHF; encoded by the coding sequence ATGACTTTAAAAAACCGAATATCATTATTAGTCAGTTTATTGTTTACAATCCTTTTTGGGTTGGCTTCTACTTTGATATTTGTTTTATATTCTAATTTTAGAAAGGAAGAATTTCGCGATCGCCTGGAAATAAAAGCGCTTTCGAACATTAAACTTTTAGTGAATGTAAAAGAAGTTGACGATCAGCTTTTGAAAATGATCGATCAAAATTCTATCAATAAATTGTACGATGAGAAAACATTGGTATTCGATTCTCACTACAAACTTATATATAGTAGTATTGATGACGCCAGAATCAATTGGTCGATTGACGATTTAAAATACCTGAAAAAGCATAAAACTTTCTTTAAACAACAAGGTAATTATGAAGTTTATGGCGTTTTTTATGATACTAAAGACCGAGATTTTTATGCTTTAATATCTGCAAAAGACGATTATGGACAAAGAAAACTTCTATTCTTAAGATATACTCTTGTAATTTCTTATATTTTCTTTACTTGTATTTGTTGGGTTTTAACGTCTTTTACGGTCAAAAAAGCGATGAATCCGTTGAGTTCTTTTCATCAGAAAATCAAAAACATAAACGAGAACAACCTCGATACTCGTATTGCTGCTAAAAGCAATAAGAACGAAATTGATTTGATTGCAAATGAGTTTAACTTTATGATGGACCGGATTGAGGTTTCTTATCAAAAACAGAAAGAGTTTACTGCGCACGCTTCACATGAACTCCGAACTCCTTTATCCCGAATTACTTCTCAAATTGAAAATATAGTTGCTAACGATAAAACTCCACCAGAAAGTAAATCGTTTCTAAAAACGATTTTATCTGATGTAAATCAATTAACGGAGCTAATTAATTCTTTATTGGTTTTATCTAAAATTGATGCTAAGAATTTCAATAATAACGAAGTTCATCGTATTGATGAGATTCTGTTTTCGGCAATTGAAAAGTTAAATAAAAGCTTTCCTGATTTTGTTATTCTTTTCGAAATAGAAGAAAATGACAATTTAGATACGGCTTTAGAAATCAAAGGAAACAAAAATCTATTAGAAATTGCCTTAAGCAATGTCTTAAAAAATGCTTGTGTTTACTCTGATAATAAACAAGCAAAGGTCAAAATAAGTACTGAAGATGACAATCTGGTTATTTCGGTTTTAAATACTGGTAAAACTTTAAGCGAAACGGAACAGCAAAATCTCTTTCAGCCCTTTATGCGTGGCGAGAACTCAAAGGGAACTACTGGTTTTGGTTTAGGATTGCGTATTGTTCAGCGAATTCTAAATCTTCACAACGCCACTATAACTTACACGGCTACAGATATTAACACGAATTTATTTCAATTATTTTTTCATTTTTAA